In a single window of the Acyrthosiphon pisum isolate AL4f chromosome X, pea_aphid_22Mar2018_4r6ur, whole genome shotgun sequence genome:
- the LOC100575607 gene encoding uncharacterized protein LOC100575607 has product MDLWEKFRGSMDHRTKLTTGSCCPRMAAFTLSIRPACTGHGIFTLLVYVKLSYLRNFHGYYLMCYEACLLVMFVCEITDLMTQDDINSPLSIPFDMSYMFLLIRVDKLIENLEYNFQDLDLNRKKNYEFLIIHNNLLTFIFFRILSRFQITLLCI; this is encoded by the exons ATGGACTTATGGGAAAAGTTTAGAGGTTCAATGGATCACA GGACAAAATTGACGACGGGTTCTTGTTGCCCACGGATGGCAGCCTTTACCTTATCGATAAGACCAGCTTGTACCGGACACGGAATATTCACGCTGCTCGTGTACGTCAAACTGTCTTACCTCCGGAACTTCCACGGCTACTACCTCATGTGCTATGAGGCCTGTCTGCTGGTGATGTTCGTCTGCGAAATAACCGACTTAATGACACAGGACGATATAAACAGCCCGTTGAGCATTCCATTCGATATGTCTTACATGTTTTTATTGATAAGGGTAGACAAACTTATTGAAAATcttgaatacaattttcaagacttagatttaaatagaaaaaaaaattatgaattcttaataattcataataatttgctaactttcatattttttcgtattttgtcaagatttcaAATTACACTTTTGTGCATttga